A region of Bombilactobacillus folatiphilus DNA encodes the following proteins:
- a CDS encoding phosphoenolpyruvate hydrolase family protein yields MDNRNRAQILADFQTKRKNGEMLVGVGAGTGITAKSSEAGGADMLIIYNSGRYRMAGRGSLAGLMSYGDANQIVVEMGQEVLPIVQHTPVLAGVCGTDPFRVMKIYLQQLKDQGFSGVQNFPTVGLIDGVFRQNLEETGMGYDLEVDMIHQAHELDLLTTPYVFDPEQATKMAQAGADLLVAHMGLTTKGAIGAQTSLTLDECVTRVQAILDAGRKVNPDIMVICHGGPIAEPEDAAYVIERVQGIDGFFGASSIERLATEKSIQEQTEKFKAIKN; encoded by the coding sequence ATGGATAATAGAAACAGAGCTCAAATTTTAGCCGATTTTCAAACGAAAAGAAAGAATGGTGAGATGCTGGTCGGCGTCGGTGCCGGTACAGGTATTACAGCCAAAAGTAGTGAAGCTGGCGGAGCAGATATGTTAATTATTTACAATTCTGGACGTTATCGCATGGCTGGTCGTGGTTCCTTAGCTGGATTAATGTCTTACGGTGATGCGAATCAAATCGTGGTCGAGATGGGGCAAGAAGTGTTACCAATTGTGCAACATACACCCGTGTTAGCAGGTGTTTGTGGAACAGATCCGTTTCGTGTAATGAAAATTTATTTGCAGCAATTAAAAGATCAAGGTTTCAGTGGTGTTCAGAATTTTCCGACTGTGGGTTTGATTGATGGTGTCTTTCGGCAAAATTTGGAAGAAACTGGCATGGGTTATGATTTAGAAGTTGACATGATTCATCAAGCACACGAGTTAGATCTGTTGACAACTCCATATGTTTTTGATCCGGAACAAGCTACCAAAATGGCTCAAGCCGGTGCTGATTTGTTGGTGGCACATATGGGCTTAACGACCAAGGGGGCAATTGGCGCGCAAACATCTTTAACCTTAGATGAATGTGTCACACGCGTCCAAGCCATTTTGGATGCTGGTCGCAAAGTTAATCCTGATATTATGGTGATCTGTCACGGTGGACCGATTGCTGAGCCCGAAGATGCGGCTTATGTGATTGAACGTGTGCAAGGAATTGATGGTTTCTTTGGAGCTTCTAGTATTGAACGACTAGCCACAGAAAAAAGTATTCAAGAACAGACGGAGAAATTTAAAGCGATTAAAAACTAA